CACCCGCGACGACGCGAATGGCCGCGAGCTGGCCGACTCCATCTACGCCGACTTGTACGGCACGCGCACGCGCGACGGCGGCGAGCGCGTCTCCAAGCTCGATTCCTACACTGGGCGCGGCTCGCTGGAGGGTTGGCTGCGTACCGTGCTGGCGCAGGAATTCGTGAACCGCTACCGTACCGGGCGGCGCAACGTGAGCCTCGATGAGCAGGAGGAAGAAGGCCACCAGGTGGCCGCGCCGCACCGGGAGGAGACGGCCGCGCCTGCCCCGCTACTGGCCCCGGCCATCGACGATGCGCTCTCCGCATTGGGCGCCGAGGACCGGTTTATCCTGGCCGCGTACTTTCTCGACGGCCGCACGCTGGCGCAGATCGCGCGTACGCTCGGGGTGCACGAGTCCACCGTCAGCCGCAAGGTGGAGAAGATCGCCGCCAGCCTGCGCAAGAAGATCCTGGAGGCCCTGGTCCGAGGCGGAATGAGCCGCCGCCAGGCCGAAGAGGCGCTCGAGGTGGACGTGCGCGACGTTTCCGCAGATATCCGCGGCCGCCTGGCGCAAGAAACTCGCCGCCGGCCGTTCTTGAAGAAGGAGTCCCCGTAGAGGGAACATAGAAGCGAGCAGAGGGAAATGCCAGAGTTACCCAAATCCGTGATCGAGCGGCTGAGGAACCGGCCCGGGACGCAGGATCATCCCGACGCCGACCTGCTCGCCGCCTTCTCGGAGCAGGCCCTAACCGGACGCGAGCGCGAAAGTGTGCTCGCGCACCTGGCGATCTGCGCCACCTGCCGTGAAGCCGTCGCCCTCGCCCAGCCGGGAGCTCCGGCCGAGCAGCCCATGACGGGGTTCCTGCCCTGGTACCGGCAGCCGCAGACCCTCAAGTGGTCTGGGATCGCCGCGACCGTCGTGGTCGCCGCCGCTCTGGTGGCGGACTACAATCTGCGCCGGCAAGTCCCACCTCCGTCGACGATAGAACGTCGGGCGGAGACGGCTGCGGCCGTCAACGCGCCCGCGGCAGCAAAGGCCGAACCCAAGGCGGAGATGGAGACCAAGAACGGGACCATCGCCGCCGATCGGGTAAGGGCGTACGACAAGCTGACCGCCCCGTCGCCCAAGAAGCAGGCGGACGCCGTGATGGCGACGCGGGCAGTCCAACCCCAGTCGGAAGCAAAGACTACCAAGAGCGAGGAACGCCGCTTCGCGATGGGCGTCCCAGCGGCTCCGCCAGCGGAGAAAGCGCTGGTGAAGGACGACAAACTGGCAGTCGCTGAGCGCGATCAGCGAGCGGACCAGGCGGCCACGCAGGTTTCAGCCCCTGTTACGGCCCCGGCACCCGCTGCGACGGAGAACGCCATGCTCGCGAAGAAACAGCCGGCGTCCGCAGCGGAGACGGTCGAGGTCCAGGCAGCGGCTCCCGCCCCAGCCAAGAGTGCCGGTTCCGTCGGCGGTGCAACGTTTGAGGGGCGTGCGGCGGCTCCCGCGCTCAAGGCCAAGGTCGGGAGAATCAGTACGGGGAGCCGCTGGAGCATCTCCGAAAAGGGACAATTGCAGCGCTCCTCAGACGCCGGTCGCACCTGGCAGGCGGTGACGGTGGAGCGAGGAGCGAGCTTCCGCGCCGTGGCGGTGGTCGGGGCTGACGTGTGGGCCGGCGGACCTGCCGCGCTTCTCTACCACTCCTCCGACAACGGCGGCAACTGGACGCGGCAAACCCTCCCGGGTTCCGCCGCGGCCATCGTCTCGCTCGAGTTTTCTGATGCGCAGCACGGGGTCGCACGCACCGCCGATGGCGCCGCCTGGTCCACCTCGGACGGCGGTCAGCACTGGACGCAACAGTAAGCGCCTGCCTTATTCACTGCACTGACAACATCCTTAAGATGGTTATTTACTTATTGGATAATGGTGCAAAACCGCGGCAGGAGTGATACAAAATGGGGCCTCCCCCTCTCAGGGAACCCCGTCGCAAGCGGAAGCAGGGCTGGGAAACCCGGCAGTCAAGCCCCTCAGACGGGCCCAGGAACGCGGGCCTCAACCTCGTTCCAGGAGGCGTCCTCATGCTTGAAACCGTCGATCTAAAGGCGAGTATCGCCAAGACGCAATACGCGAAGGAAATGCCGGAACTCCAGGAAAAGCTCCGCAAGCTGCAATACGCTGCCCAGGAAGCGGAGATCCCAGTAGTCATCTGCCTGGAAGGGTGGGACACGGCGGGCAAAGGCCAGATCGTCAAGAAGCTGACCGAAAAGCTGGACCCGCGGCTCTTCCGGGTGCTTCCGGGGACGCGGCCGACGCCGCTGGAGCAGCGACATCACTTCCTCTGGCGCTACCAGGTGGTGCTGCCCAATGACGGGGAGATGGCGGTCTTTGACCACTCCTGGTACGGCCGAGTGCTGGTGGAGCGCTGCGACAAGCTGACGCCGAAGAAGGAGTGGCGCGAGGCTTACCAGCAGATCAATGAGTTCGAGCGCTGCCTGACCGACGACGGTCAGGTTCTGCTCAAGTTCTGGATGCACATCTCGAAGAAGGAGCAGAAGAAGCGCTTCCGCGCCTGCCTGAAAGACCCGCTGCTGAAGTGGAAGATCACCAAGGAATACAAGCGTCACCACAAGGACTACGGCAAGTGGGTGGATGCGGTGGAGGAGATGCTGGCCAAGACAGACACGCCGAACGCGCCGTGGGTGGTGGTGGAGGCGAACGACATCCGGTGGGCGAGGGTCAAGGTGTTCGACACGATCGTGAAGGCGATCGAATCGGTATTGGCGCGGCGGCAGGCGCTGCCGGCGGGAGTGTCGCGCACGGCGGCGGCCGCGGCGGCGACCAAAGAGGCGCGCGCGGAGAAGGCGACACGCGACAGCGAACTGGCCCGCGCCGAGGAGAAGAAAACGGTCGGGGCCGAGGCCAGGTCCAGAGCGGAGGTGGCCCATGCTTGAGAAACTGGATCTCGGGAAGAAGCTGTCGGAAAAGCAGTACGAGGAGCAGGTGGGCCGCGCTCAAGTGCGCCTGCGGGAGCTGGAGTTCCAGATCTACAAAAAGCAGATCCCGGTGCTGTGCGTCTTCGAGGGCTGGGACGCGGCCGGCAAGGGTGGAGCGATCAAGCGTGTGACCGAGATCCTGGACCCGCGCGGCTTCACCGTCTCCAGCTATGCGGCGCCGAAAGGCGAGGAGCGGACGCACCCCTATCTGTGGCGCTTCTGGCGGAACCTGCCGCGCACCGGGCATGTCGCCATCTGGGACCGCAGCCATTACGGACGCGTGCTGGTGGAGCGCTGCGAAGGCTTCTGCAACGACGACGAATGGCGGCGCGCCTACCGCGAGATCAACGAATTCGAATCGCACCAGCACTCGTTCGGCATGGTGATCTGCAAGTTCTGGCTGCACATCAGCAAGGAGGAGCAGTTGCGGCGCTTCAAGGGCCGGGAGACGGACCCGTTCCGCTCCTACAAGCTGACCGACGAGGACTGGCGGAACCGCGCCAAGTGGGACGTCTACCTGGCAGCGGTCGAGGACATGCTGCTGCATACCAGCACCCCGTACGCGCCCTGGACGGCGGTGGAGGCGAACAACAAGTACTGGGCCCGCGTGAAAGTATTGCGCACGGTGTTGGAGGCGATCGAGCAGAGGTTGAGTTAGGGTCAGAAAGGGTCGAAGATGCCGATCGATCGGCAACGGAATCAAATGCTCTGCCGGCGGCTCAGCCGGCTTCTTAACCAGGTCGCAGACAAACCGCAGCCGGACACGGTGCACCAGTTCCGCACCACGGCGAGGCGCATCGAGGCGCTGCTGGAGGCACTCAGCCCGGATCCCGACAAGAACCAGCGCAGACTCACCAAGCGCGTCGTGAAGCTGCGGCGGCGCGCAGGACGAGTGCGCGACATCGACGTGCAGATGGCGGCGCTGCGCAGCCTGAAGATCGGTCGGGACGCACAGCGCAAGGACCGCCTGATGCAGGCGCTGGCTGAGCTGCGGAGCAAGCGGGAAAAGAGGCTGGTTTCGGTGCTGGACAAGGAAACGATCCGCGAGGTGCGCAAGCGCCTGCGCAAGGCAGCGAAGGGCCTAAGCCTGTTCGCGGAGCCGGCGGCGATGGACGGCGCCTTGGACGCGGCCGCGCCGTTCGACCCGATAGCTACGTCGCTCCGCATGTTCGTCCGGGTGGCGCGGGCGCAGGGAGCGCCGCTGCGGGAAGACAATCTGCACGCGTATCGCCTGGAGACCAAGCACGTGCGGTACGTGGCCGAGATGGCCGGCGAAGACCAGACCGCGCAAAAGATCGTGGCGGAACTGAAGCGCATGCAGGATACGATCGGCGAGTGGCACGATTGGCTGGTGCTGACGCAGCGGGCGCAGGAGATGCTGGCGCCGGCGCCGGAGTCCCCGCTGATCGCCGCGCTGCAAAACGTGACGCGGGCAAAGTTCCGCGAGGCGATCTCGGTGTGTACCGACGCCCGCAAGAACCTGCTAGAGGTCGCACGGACCGTGCTGCCGCCCCGCAAATCAGCCGCCGGAGTCCACGAACCGGCCGTAGCGGCGAGCGCGTGAATCAGTCGTGAGTCGTCAATCGGCAGTCGTCAGCCTTAAGAAGAAACCCTGAACACTCTTCTTGCCTCCATACCGGAGGCTTTTTGTATGCCGGTACTGGCAGCCATCGATATCGGATCGAACTCGGTGCGGCTCAAGATCGCGAGCCTCACCAGGCGGCGCCTGAAGACCGTGCACGAGGACCGCGAAGTCACGCGGCTGGGCGAGTCGGTGTTCAAGACCGGGATGCTGGCGCCGGACGCGATGGCGCGCACGGTGAAAGTGCTGCGGCGCTTCCACAAGGCCATCCAGGCGCACGGGGCCACGGCGGTTCGCGCGGTGGCGACCAGCGCGCTGCGCGAGGCGCGGAATGCACCATCGTTCCTGGAATGGGTGTTGTCGGCGACGGGCTGGAAGCTGGAGACCATCTCCGGACTGGAAGAGGCGCGGCTGATCCATCTGGGCATCCTGGGAAACCTGCGGGGCACGCGCTCGCCGATGCTGCTGATGGACCTGGGCGGCGGCAGCTGCGAGCTGACCGTCTCGGTGCAACGGCATATCCGGGTGACGGTCAGCCTGCCACTGGGAGCGGTGCGGCTGACGGAGGAATTCCTGCGGCACGATCCGCCGAAGAAGAACGAACTGGCCAGCCTGCAGCGGATAATCGCCCAGCGGATCGGGCGGGTGGCGCCGCGCATCGCACGTGCCGGCGTCAAGATGATGATCGCGACCTCGGGAACGGCGGCGGCGCTGGACGCGATGTTCAAAGCCAGGCTGGGCGGGAGCAAGCGGGAGAAGGTGTCCGCGCAGGTGCCGCGCAAGGCGGTGGTCAAGCTGGCGGAGATGCTGGCGAAACGGAACCACCAGCAGCGGGCGTCGGTGCCGGGACTGGGAACGAAGCGGGCGGAGATCATCGTGGCGGGCGCGACCGTGTATGCCGAAGTGATGGAGCGGTGCGACCTGCCCAGCTTCCTCTGTTCCCCGCTCGGCCTGCGCGATGGCCTGCTGGCGCAGATGGCGGCGGAACAACACCTGAGCGCCCGCTCCACCAGGCAGATCGCAGCCGACCGCTGGGACTCGCTGCTGACGGCGGGCAAGCGGTACCATGTGGACATGCTGCATGCGCGGCAGGTGCGCGAGCTGGCCATGCGGCTGTTCGATGAACTCCAAGACGTGCACCAGTTGCCCGAAGATTACCGCGAATGGCTGTCGGCGGCGGCCATGCTGCACGAGGTGGGGAGTTACGTGAACCGCACCGGCTGGCACCGGCACGCGTACTACATCATCGCGCACTCGGAGATCCTGGGATACACGCCGCAGCAGCGGAGGATCATCGCGGCCATCGCGCGCTACCTGGGCGCGCTGCTGCCCACGCCCGGTCAGCCGTACCTGAAGGCTCTGTCGCCACCGGATCGCAAGCTGGTGCCGAAGGCCGTGGCGCTGCTGCGGCTGGCCCGCGCCCTGAACCAGGGACGCCGGGGAGCGGTCACCGGGGTCACGGCGCGGGTGAAGGACGGAAGGGTGACTCTCGAGCTCAAGGCGGTCAAGCGCATCGGCGCCGATCTGGAGCTGTGGATGCTCGACAAAGAGCGGGGTCACTTCCGGGACTTGTTCGGGCGGGAATTGTTCGCGGAATTAACCTGACGGGGGGAGATCCTTCGCTTCGCTCAGGATGACGCCCGCGGGCTCCCGCTCGGCGGTAAAACCCCCTCGCTCGCGCCCGCGACGCGGCGTCACTTCCGGGATTTGTTCGGTCGGGAGCTGTTCGCAGAGCTTTCGTGAACGGTGCGCACCAGCTTGGGCGTGAGGCACCATTGGAGCGTCGCCGCCTTGTCCACTTCGACGCGGGCCACCGCGCCCTTCTTCAGATCCACCGCCGATTCTGAACTGCGATTGCTGATCAGCAGGCTGAGGAACTCGCTCAGATTGGGGTTATGTCCGACCACCATGATGGCTTCGGCCCTGGCGTTGCGGGTGAGCAGATCGCCGAACTGGGCGAAGCTGGCTTCGGGACGGAGAGCGTTGTCGATGGTGAGCTTGCCCTCGAACGCGATCTCGTTGCCGACGAGCGAGGCGGTCTGGGTGGCGCGCTTGAGCGGGCTGGAGAGGATGGTGTCCACGTGGATGTCCATGGCCGCGAGCGCGCGGCCGATGTAGCCGCACTGCTCGATGCCGTCCTTGTCGAGTGGACGCTTCTCGTCCTTGGCCGGGTCACCTTTGTGCTGGCCTGCGCTGGCGTGGCGCAGGAAATAGACGATCATGGCAAGTCCCTGTGTATTTCAGCGGACAAATGTTAAACCGCGGTGAACGTTTTGTGAAAGGACGGCAAAATCGCAAGACACCGCTCATCGGGCGCGCACGCGCGACTTGCTGGGCACGGGGACCGACTCCAGCGCCTGCTTGCCCTCGGCGAGACCGATGAGGAATTCCTGCGCGTTGAAGCCGGCGGGGCCGAGATCGGCAGCCTGCTTGCGGCGTGAAGTGAGCAGCTGCTCGGCGCGAACGTAGGAACCGTCGGGCTGGAGCAGGCGGGCCTTGACGGTGTCGGAGAGATAGACGCGCAGCACCTCGTCGAGCATGCGCTGCCGCAGCATGGCATCGCGCACCGGGAACACGACCTCGACGCGGTCGTAGAGGTTGCGCGGCATCCAGTCGGCGCTCCCGACGTACATCTCATCCTCGCCGCCATTGGCGAAATAGAAGATCCGGCTGTGCTCGAGGAAGCGTCCCACCAGGGAGCGCACGCGGATGCGGTCGCTGACGCCGCGGATCCCCGGCCGCAAAGCGCATTTGCCGCGCACGATGAGGTCGATCTGCACTCCCGCCTGCGAGGCATGGTACAGCGCCTGGATGATGTTCTTGTCGAGCAGGCCGTTCATCTTGGCGATGATGCGCGCCGGGCGGCCCTTGCGGGCGTGCTCGGCCTCCCGGCCGATCAGCGACAAGAAGCTCTCCGCCAGGTTGAGGGGCGAAACCAGCAAGGGCTGGTAGCTGTCGCGCTCGGAGTAGGCGGTCAGGAAATGGAAGACAGCATGGACCGCGGAGGTGACCTCCTCGTCGGCGGTGAACAGGCTGACGTCGGTGTAGAAGCGCGAGGTGATCTCGTTGTAGTTGCCAGTGCCGAGGTGGGCGTAGCGGTGGATGACTCCGTCGGCTTCCTCGCGGGCGATGAGCGTGAGCTTGCAGTGGGTTTTCAGGCCGACGACGCCGTGAAAGACCTGCACGCCGGCGTCCTCGAGGTAGCGCGCCCATTTGATGTTCGGCGCTTCGTCGAAGCGCGCCTTGAGCTCGACGATGGCGGTGATCTCTTTCTCCTGCGCCGCGTCCACCAGAGCGTTCACGATGGGCGAGTTCTGGCTTGTGCGGTAGAGCGTCTGCTTGACGGAGAGGACGCGCGGGTCCTCGCAGGCCGACTCGATGAACGAGACCACAGTGTCGTAGGAATCGAAGGGGTGGTGCAGGAGGATGTCGCGGCGGCGGATCTCCTCCCACAGGTCGCGCGACTTGGCGGTCAGGTGGAACTCGCGCGCTACAAAGCTCCTATATTTCAGCTCCTGCTTTCCGCTCTGCTCGTAGAGGGTCATCAGCCGGGAGACGTTCACCGGTCCGTCGGTGGGAAAGACCTGCCAGTTCTCCAGCTCGAACTCGGTGCGCAGGCGCTCGATGATCTCGGGGTTGGCGTCTGCCTCGATCTCCAGACGGACGGCGTCGCCGCGCCGGCGGTTGTGCAGCTCGGTGCGCACCGACTCCAGCAGGTTCCGCGACTCCTCTTCCTGAAGATAAAGATTGCTGTTGCGGGTGACGCGGAAGGCCGCGGCAGAGATGATGTCGTAGCCGGAATACATATCGGCGGCGTGCATCGTGACCAGGTCGGCGAGGAAGACATAGTCCTCGGTGTCGGGCAGGCGGACCAGGCGCGGCAGGGCGCGCGGGACGGTGACGACCCCCATGTACGTTCCGGCGGCGCGACGGCGGCGGCGCAGCAGCAAGGCCACGCACAGCGCCTTGTTCAGCACGCGCGGGAAAGGGTGCGCAGGATCGATGGTGACCGGCGTGAGCAGCGGGTCGAGCTCGCGCTGGCGGTAATCGTTCAGGTACGAGAGCTGGTCGGCGTCGAGCTCGTGCAGGCCCAGGACGCGAATGCCCTGATCCGACAGGGCGGGACGCAGACCCTCGCTCCAGCAGCGATACTGCGCGCCGACGAACTCGTGCGTCTCGCGGGCGATGAGGTCGCGCTCGTCGGCGGGAGCCATGCCGTCGGCGCCCGGCTCGGTGTAGCCGTCCTCAATGCGCTGCAGCAGGGCGGCGACACGGACCTCGAAGAACTCGTCCAGATTGCTGGCGGTGATGGCCAGGAACTTGACTCGCTCCAGTAGCGGGTTGCGCTCGTCCTCGGCTTCTTCAAGCACACGCCGGTTGAACTTGAGCCAGGAGGCTTCCGGGTTGATGTAGTACGCCGGGTTTTCCAAGGACCGGGCCATGGGAGCAAGGGGAGACTTCTATCGTATGCCGAGGCGACAGGGGCGGCAAGTGACCTCGGCGATACGAAGTAACTTATTGAAAATAAGATAGATAGACTGGATGTCTGGGGATGGGCGGGACGGCCTCGGGCGGCGTCAAGAGCGCGGCTCACGGGCGTCTGGGATGTCCTCGACGGGTGCTTCAGCCGGGGTTTATCCTTGAGCGTTTGGCTGGAGGACGCCGCGTGACTAAGTCGATCACACCTGCAAGCCCGGGGAGCAAACCCGGAATGTCGGCGAATCCGGAATTGCGCAGGACTGTTCAAAAGCTTTGGCCCGAGCTGAGGTGGATCAAGGACGGAAGCCTGCGCGACAAAACGACTCGGACGTGGGTGCGAGCCTTCGAGCTGAGCCCGCTCACAGCCGAAGACCTCGACGAGATCCCGTTCACCCTGCTCATTCCCAACTGCTCGACCACGTTCATGGAGCACAAGCGGTGCGTGGTGCATATCGCGCGGCGGTCCGCGGAGGTGATGAAGAAATTCATGGGGCGGGCGCTCGAGATCGACATGGATACGGTGATCGCCGGCGCCATCCTGGCGGACGTCGGCAAGCTGCTGGAGTACGAGAAGGTCGGCGGCAAGACCCGCCAAAGCGAACGCGGAGAGTTCCTGCGACATCCGTTCACCGGAGTGGCGCTCGCCATGGAGTGCGGCGTGCCGGAGAAGGTGTGTCACATCATCGCGGCACACGCCGCCGAAGGGGCGCAGGTAAAGCGCACCACCGAGGCCTGGATCGTGCATCACGCGGATTTCATGGCGTTCGAGCCGTTTAAGACGCTGAAGAAGTAGTTGTCAGTTCTCGGAACAAAGGACTCATACATGGGTGTGGGTAGCGGCAAGCCAACGATCACGGCGGAGATGGCGAGGTGGGCGGCGGGGCTGAAGTTCAGCGACCTGTCGCAAGAGGCGGTGTACCAGGCCAAGCGGTACTTCCTGGATTCGATGGGTTGCGCGCTGGGCGGCTACGGCGTGCACGACGTGCAGATCGCGCTGGAAGTGTTGGACGAGATCGCGGCACCCGGCCCGGCCACCGTGATCGGCACCGGCAAGCGCGTGGACGCGGTTTCGGCGTCGCTGGCCAACGCGCTGATGATCCGCTGCATGGACTACAACGACATTTACTGGAAGCAGGATCCGTCGCATCCCTCCGACATCTTCCCCGCCGCCATGGCCTGTGTCGAGCGTGCCAAGGGCGACGGGCGGGAACTGATCGTTGGCTTCGTGCTGGGCCATGAATTCGAGCAGCGCTTTTGCGAGGCGGCCTTCCCCGGCATCCGCGAGCGCGGCTGGCATCACGCAACACTGACTGCATTCGTTTCGCCCATCGTCGCCGGGCGCGCGCTGCACCTCGATTGGGAGAAGATCCAGCACGCTATCGGCATCTCGGCGTCACGCCAGTGCACGCTGGGCGCGGTCACCGCGGGCAAGCTCACCATGATGAAGAACACCGTGGACCCGATGGCGACGCAATCCGGCGTGCTGGCGGCGCTGCTGGCGGAGAAGGGCTACACCGGGCCGGAGCACGTGGT
The window above is part of the Terriglobia bacterium genome. Proteins encoded here:
- a CDS encoding sigma-70 family RNA polymerase sigma factor, with amino-acid sequence MAPLFAELYARSKAESLGIGREQFARLLQAIADKYAPGASEVELRVLYTSLRVEELVLARACAAGHDAAWEIFLTRFREKLYDAAHAITRDDANGRELADSIYADLYGTRTRDGGERVSKLDSYTGRGSLEGWLRTVLAQEFVNRYRTGRRNVSLDEQEEEGHQVAAPHREETAAPAPLLAPAIDDALSALGAEDRFILAAYFLDGRTLAQIARTLGVHESTVSRKVEKIAASLRKKILEALVRGGMSRRQAEEALEVDVRDVSADIRGRLAQETRRRPFLKKESP
- the sixA gene encoding phosphohistidine phosphatase SixA, which translates into the protein MIVYFLRHASAGQHKGDPAKDEKRPLDKDGIEQCGYIGRALAAMDIHVDTILSSPLKRATQTASLVGNEIAFEGKLTIDNALRPEASFAQFGDLLTRNARAEAIMVVGHNPNLSEFLSLLISNRSSESAVDLKKGAVARVEVDKAATLQWCLTPKLVRTVHESSANSSRPNKSRK
- a CDS encoding CHAD domain-containing protein, which encodes MPIDRQRNQMLCRRLSRLLNQVADKPQPDTVHQFRTTARRIEALLEALSPDPDKNQRRLTKRVVKLRRRAGRVRDIDVQMAALRSLKIGRDAQRKDRLMQALAELRSKREKRLVSVLDKETIREVRKRLRKAAKGLSLFAEPAAMDGALDAAAPFDPIATSLRMFVRVARAQGAPLREDNLHAYRLETKHVRYVAEMAGEDQTAQKIVAELKRMQDTIGEWHDWLVLTQRAQEMLAPAPESPLIAALQNVTRAKFREAISVCTDARKNLLEVARTVLPPRKSAAGVHEPAVAASA
- a CDS encoding HDIG domain-containing protein; the encoded protein is MSANPELRRTVQKLWPELRWIKDGSLRDKTTRTWVRAFELSPLTAEDLDEIPFTLLIPNCSTTFMEHKRCVVHIARRSAEVMKKFMGRALEIDMDTVIAGAILADVGKLLEYEKVGGKTRQSERGEFLRHPFTGVALAMECGVPEKVCHIIAAHAAEGAQVKRTTEAWIVHHADFMAFEPFKTLKK
- a CDS encoding Ppx/GppA family phosphatase; translated protein: MPVLAAIDIGSNSVRLKIASLTRRRLKTVHEDREVTRLGESVFKTGMLAPDAMARTVKVLRRFHKAIQAHGATAVRAVATSALREARNAPSFLEWVLSATGWKLETISGLEEARLIHLGILGNLRGTRSPMLLMDLGGGSCELTVSVQRHIRVTVSLPLGAVRLTEEFLRHDPPKKNELASLQRIIAQRIGRVAPRIARAGVKMMIATSGTAAALDAMFKARLGGSKREKVSAQVPRKAVVKLAEMLAKRNHQQRASVPGLGTKRAEIIVAGATVYAEVMERCDLPSFLCSPLGLRDGLLAQMAAEQHLSARSTRQIAADRWDSLLTAGKRYHVDMLHARQVRELAMRLFDELQDVHQLPEDYREWLSAAAMLHEVGSYVNRTGWHRHAYYIIAHSEILGYTPQQRRIIAAIARYLGALLPTPGQPYLKALSPPDRKLVPKAVALLRLARALNQGRRGAVTGVTARVKDGRVTLELKAVKRIGADLELWMLDKERGHFRDLFGRELFAELT
- the ppk1 gene encoding polyphosphate kinase 1; translated protein: MARSLENPAYYINPEASWLKFNRRVLEEAEDERNPLLERVKFLAITASNLDEFFEVRVAALLQRIEDGYTEPGADGMAPADERDLIARETHEFVGAQYRCWSEGLRPALSDQGIRVLGLHELDADQLSYLNDYRQRELDPLLTPVTIDPAHPFPRVLNKALCVALLLRRRRRAAGTYMGVVTVPRALPRLVRLPDTEDYVFLADLVTMHAADMYSGYDIISAAAFRVTRNSNLYLQEEESRNLLESVRTELHNRRRGDAVRLEIEADANPEIIERLRTEFELENWQVFPTDGPVNVSRLMTLYEQSGKQELKYRSFVAREFHLTAKSRDLWEEIRRRDILLHHPFDSYDTVVSFIESACEDPRVLSVKQTLYRTSQNSPIVNALVDAAQEKEITAIVELKARFDEAPNIKWARYLEDAGVQVFHGVVGLKTHCKLTLIAREEADGVIHRYAHLGTGNYNEITSRFYTDVSLFTADEEVTSAVHAVFHFLTAYSERDSYQPLLVSPLNLAESFLSLIGREAEHARKGRPARIIAKMNGLLDKNIIQALYHASQAGVQIDLIVRGKCALRPGIRGVSDRIRVRSLVGRFLEHSRIFYFANGGEDEMYVGSADWMPRNLYDRVEVVFPVRDAMLRQRMLDEVLRVYLSDTVKARLLQPDGSYVRAEQLLTSRRKQAADLGPAGFNAQEFLIGLAEGKQALESVPVPSKSRVRAR